One part of the Longimicrobium sp. genome encodes these proteins:
- a CDS encoding DUF433 domain-containing protein: MNYRERITIEPDKRGGKPCIRGMRITVYDVLDYLASGMTEAEILADFPYLEADDIRASLAFAVDI; this comes from the coding sequence ATGAACTATCGTGAGCGCATCACCATTGAACCCGACAAGCGCGGGGGCAAGCCGTGCATCCGCGGCATGCGAATCACCGTGTACGACGTCCTCGACTACCTGGCTTCCGGAATGACGGAGGCTGAGATCCTCGCGGACTTCCCTTATCTCGAAGCGGACGACATCCGCGCCTCGCTGGCATTCGCTGTGGATATCTAG
- a CDS encoding alpha/beta hydrolase-fold protein: MMKRLALGIFLVVCATSAARAQSSAPLTIGETFTIESRVMGETRRINVYAPPGYAESPGMRLPVLYMPDGGMAEDFLHVAGLVQVSVGNGTMRPFLLVGIENTQRRRDMTGPTEVARDRAIAPRVGGSQAFRRFIRTELMPQVKSRYRTTDETAIVGESLAGLFVVETLFLEPDLFDTYIAFDPSLWWNGRRLVSRAGERLRTRELAGKTLYFASSDEKEIADDAAMLADSLQKHPSSGLRWHHGRMPEEQHSTIYHPAALRAFRALFKPAPRP; this comes from the coding sequence ATGATGAAACGGCTGGCCCTCGGCATCTTCCTCGTTGTGTGCGCCACGTCCGCGGCGCGCGCGCAGAGCTCGGCGCCGCTGACCATCGGCGAGACGTTCACGATCGAGTCGAGGGTGATGGGCGAGACGCGGCGCATCAACGTGTACGCGCCGCCGGGGTACGCGGAGTCGCCGGGGATGCGGCTGCCGGTGCTGTACATGCCGGATGGCGGGATGGCGGAGGACTTCCTGCACGTCGCGGGGCTGGTGCAGGTGTCGGTGGGGAACGGGACGATGCGCCCCTTTCTGCTGGTCGGCATCGAGAACACGCAGCGGCGCCGCGACATGACCGGGCCCACGGAGGTCGCGCGGGACCGGGCGATCGCGCCGCGGGTGGGGGGGTCGCAGGCGTTCCGCAGGTTCATCCGCACCGAGCTGATGCCGCAGGTGAAGAGCCGCTACCGCACCACGGACGAGACCGCCATCGTGGGGGAATCGCTCGCGGGGCTGTTCGTGGTCGAGACGCTCTTCCTCGAGCCCGACCTGTTCGACACGTACATCGCCTTCGACCCCAGCCTCTGGTGGAACGGGCGCCGGCTCGTGAGCCGCGCGGGCGAGCGGCTGCGCACGAGGGAGCTGGCGGGGAAGACGCTCTACTTCGCCAGCAGCGACGAAAAGGAGATCGCCGACGACGCGGCGATGCTGGCGGACTCGCTGCAAAAGCACCCGTCGTCCGGGCTGCGCTGGCACCACGGGCGGATGCCGGAGGAGCAGCACTCGACGATCTACCATCCCGCGGCGCTACGGGCGTTCCGCGCGCTGTTCAAGCCCGCTCCGCGCCCGTAG
- the hrpB gene encoding ATP-dependent helicase HrpB: MDALPIESVIPPLRAALRDAGAAVLQAPPGAGKTTRVPLALLDEPWLAGRKIVMLEPRRLAARAAARRMAHTLGERVGATVGYRVRMDTQAGPRTRVEVVTEGVLTRMLQSDASLEGVGLVIFDEFHERSLHADLGLALTLQSRALLRDDLRLLVMSATLDGAPVAELLGGAPIVTSEGRSFPVETRYLARPVEGHSEPAVARSVRAALAAHEGDLLVFLPGAGEIRRVEGLLAEEGLGRGVRVAPLHGTLPQEAQDAAIEPSRPGERKVVLATSIAETSLTIEGVRVVVDGGWMRVPRFAPRTGMTRLETVRVTRASADQRRGRAGRVGPGVCYRLWTEGEQAALVPHGVPEIMEADLAPLALELAAWGVRDPAELAWLDAPPAAAYSQARELLAQLGALDTAGAITAHGRRMGGMGLHPRLAHMVLRAAELGLGGLACELAALLANRDPFRARDGAPPDADVRLRVEALRGGRAPAGAWSVDRDALRRIAEEARQLARGAGIRAGGGSSDAAGMLLALAYPDRIAQRRQGGGGRFLLRNGRGAAFAHPQPLAEAAYVVAAELAGHGRESRIFLAAPVELAELEGHFADQIETEESVAWDAEGGAVRARRRERLGALVLRESHLADADPERITAALLDGLRERGLAALPWSKGARQLQERLVFLRRADASWPDASDEGLLAGLEEWLAPHLHGVASLAQLARMDLAAILESMLPWDRRRRLDEQAPTHVEVPSGSRIAVDYSDPEAPALAVRLQEVFGWTETPRIAGVPLTLHLLSPAHRPVQVTRDLASFWRTTYFDVKKDLKGRYPKHYWPDDPLAATPTRRARPR, translated from the coding sequence ATGGACGCGCTCCCCATCGAATCCGTCATCCCCCCGCTGCGCGCCGCCCTCCGCGACGCGGGCGCGGCCGTGCTCCAGGCGCCCCCGGGTGCCGGGAAGACCACGCGCGTCCCCCTGGCGCTGCTGGACGAGCCGTGGCTGGCGGGCCGCAAGATAGTGATGCTGGAGCCGCGCCGCCTGGCCGCGCGCGCCGCCGCCCGCCGCATGGCGCATACGCTGGGCGAGCGCGTGGGCGCCACCGTCGGCTACCGCGTGCGCATGGACACGCAGGCCGGCCCGCGCACCCGCGTCGAGGTGGTCACCGAGGGCGTCCTCACCCGCATGCTCCAGTCGGATGCTTCGCTGGAGGGGGTGGGGCTCGTGATCTTTGACGAGTTCCACGAGCGCAGCCTGCACGCCGATCTGGGGCTCGCCCTGACCCTCCAGAGCCGCGCCCTCCTTCGCGACGACCTGCGGCTCCTGGTGATGTCCGCGACGCTGGACGGCGCCCCCGTGGCCGAGCTCCTGGGCGGCGCGCCGATCGTGACCAGCGAAGGGCGCAGCTTTCCCGTTGAGACGCGCTACCTCGCGCGGCCGGTGGAGGGGCACTCCGAGCCGGCCGTGGCGCGCTCCGTCCGCGCCGCCCTCGCCGCGCACGAGGGCGATCTCCTCGTCTTTCTCCCCGGCGCGGGGGAGATCAGACGGGTGGAGGGGCTGCTGGCGGAGGAGGGCCTTGGGCGCGGAGTACGCGTGGCTCCGCTGCACGGGACGCTGCCGCAGGAGGCGCAGGATGCCGCCATTGAGCCCTCCCGCCCCGGCGAGCGCAAGGTGGTGCTCGCCACCTCCATCGCGGAAACGAGCCTTACCATCGAGGGGGTGCGCGTGGTGGTCGATGGCGGCTGGATGCGCGTCCCCCGCTTCGCGCCGCGCACGGGGATGACGCGCCTGGAGACGGTTCGCGTAACCCGCGCGTCTGCGGACCAGCGGCGGGGGCGGGCGGGGCGCGTGGGCCCCGGCGTCTGCTACCGGCTGTGGACGGAGGGGGAGCAGGCGGCGCTCGTGCCCCACGGCGTGCCGGAGATCATGGAAGCGGACCTGGCGCCGCTCGCGCTGGAGCTGGCGGCGTGGGGCGTGCGCGATCCGGCGGAGCTGGCGTGGCTCGATGCGCCTCCCGCCGCGGCGTACTCACAGGCTCGCGAGCTCCTGGCCCAGCTCGGCGCGCTGGACACGGCGGGCGCCATCACCGCGCACGGGCGGCGCATGGGCGGGATGGGGCTGCACCCGCGCCTCGCGCACATGGTGCTGCGCGCGGCGGAGCTGGGGCTCGGCGGGCTGGCGTGCGAGCTGGCGGCGCTGCTGGCCAACCGTGACCCCTTTCGCGCCCGCGACGGCGCGCCCCCCGACGCCGACGTGCGCCTGCGCGTGGAGGCGCTGCGCGGCGGGCGCGCGCCCGCGGGTGCGTGGAGCGTGGATCGCGACGCGTTGCGGCGCATCGCCGAGGAGGCGCGGCAGCTCGCGCGCGGCGCCGGCATCCGGGCGGGCGGCGGGAGCAGCGACGCGGCGGGGATGCTCCTGGCGCTGGCGTACCCCGATCGCATCGCGCAGCGGCGGCAGGGCGGGGGAGGGCGTTTCCTCCTGCGCAACGGGCGCGGCGCGGCGTTCGCCCACCCCCAGCCGCTGGCGGAGGCCGCGTACGTCGTGGCCGCGGAGCTGGCGGGGCATGGGCGCGAGAGCCGCATCTTCCTCGCCGCGCCGGTGGAGCTGGCGGAGCTGGAGGGCCACTTCGCGGATCAGATCGAGACGGAGGAGTCGGTCGCGTGGGATGCGGAGGGCGGCGCCGTGCGCGCGCGCCGCCGCGAGCGACTGGGCGCGCTCGTCCTGCGCGAGTCGCACCTGGCCGACGCGGACCCGGAGCGCATCACGGCCGCCCTGCTGGATGGTCTGCGCGAGCGGGGCCTGGCCGCGTTGCCGTGGAGCAAGGGCGCGCGCCAGCTGCAGGAGCGGCTCGTCTTCCTGCGCCGCGCGGATGCGTCCTGGCCGGACGCATCCGACGAAGGGCTCCTCGCCGGGCTGGAGGAATGGCTCGCGCCTCACCTCCACGGCGTCGCCTCCCTCGCGCAGCTCGCCCGGATGGATCTCGCCGCGATCCTGGAGTCGATGCTCCCCTGGGACCGCCGCCGACGCCTGGACGAGCAGGCGCCGACGCACGTTGAGGTCCCCAGCGGCTCGCGGATCGCGGTCGACTACTCGGATCCGGAGGCGCCGGCGCTGGCCGTCCGCCTCCAGGAAGTCTTCGGCTGGACGGAGACGCCGCGCATCGCCGGGGTCCCGCTCACGCTGCACCTGCTATCGCCCGCTCACCGCCCCGTGCAGGTGACGCGCGACCTGGCGAGCTTCTGGCGCACGACGTACTTCGACGTCAAAAAGGACCTCAAGGGCCGCTATCCCAAGCACTACTGGCCCGACGATCCCCTCGCCGCCACCCCCACGCGCCGCGCCCGCCCGCGTTGA
- a CDS encoding DUF3072 domain-containing protein: MTDKATQEMREESNTIKDPDNWVTGDEPMTGAQRSYLHTLAEEAKVEVDDELTKAEASKKIDELQEKTGRGQ; encoded by the coding sequence ATGACGGACAAGGCCACGCAGGAAATGCGGGAAGAGAGCAACACCATCAAGGACCCCGACAACTGGGTCACCGGCGACGAGCCGATGACGGGCGCCCAGCGCTCGTACCTCCACACCCTCGCCGAAGAGGCCAAGGTAGAGGTCGACGACGAGTTGACCAAGGCGGAGGCGTCGAAGAAGATCGACGAGCTCCAGGAGAAGACCGGGCGCGGGCAGTAG
- a CDS encoding class I SAM-dependent methyltransferase, whose protein sequence is MNCPLCSSLDVRPFAEIRGARYFRCGVCLLTFLAPEQRPDEEAERAHYGTHENDAADPRYRAFLNRLAAPLAERLAPGAEGLDFGAGPAPALAEMLRERGFRVRTYDPFFAPHHEALRHTYDFIACTETAEHFFEPGAEFARLGAMLRPGGWLGLMTEILVDDSMFAGWRYARDPTHVCFYRAETMRWIAEHFGWGLHSPARNVTLFAKP, encoded by the coding sequence TTGAACTGTCCCCTGTGCTCGTCGCTGGACGTGCGGCCGTTCGCGGAGATCCGGGGGGCGCGCTACTTCCGGTGCGGGGTGTGCCTGCTGACGTTTCTCGCGCCGGAGCAGCGGCCGGACGAGGAGGCGGAGCGCGCGCACTACGGGACGCACGAGAACGATGCCGCCGATCCGCGCTACCGTGCCTTCCTGAACCGGCTCGCGGCGCCGCTGGCGGAGCGCTTGGCGCCGGGCGCGGAGGGGCTGGACTTCGGCGCTGGGCCGGCGCCCGCGCTTGCGGAGATGCTGCGCGAGCGCGGGTTCAGGGTGCGCACGTACGATCCCTTCTTCGCGCCCCACCACGAGGCCCTCCGCCACACGTACGACTTCATCGCCTGCACGGAGACGGCGGAGCACTTCTTTGAGCCCGGCGCCGAGTTCGCGCGGCTCGGCGCGATGCTGCGCCCCGGCGGGTGGCTCGGCCTGATGACGGAGATCCTGGTGGACGACAGCATGTTCGCGGGGTGGCGCTACGCGCGCGATCCTACGCACGTCTGCTTCTACCGCGCGGAAACGATGCGGTGGATCGCGGAGCACTTCGGATGGGGCCTGCACTCGCCGGCCCGGAACGTCACCCTTTTCGCAAAGCCATGA